The proteins below are encoded in one region of Juglans microcarpa x Juglans regia isolate MS1-56 unplaced genomic scaffold, Jm3101_v1.0 JmScfU0012, whole genome shotgun sequence:
- the LOC121245243 gene encoding MDIS1-interacting receptor like kinase 2-like, which translates to MGALAIKKVFSLLINFVLFAQLVSSLDAPAFSSNSSKEAIALLTWKNSLQNESQSHLSSWIPVFSSNLNLSRNPCNWLGISCNLAGSIVKINLTESSLQGTLHGFSFLSFPNLASIDLYVNTLYGTIPPQISSLSKLKYLDLSFNQFSGKIPPEIGKLATLKALHLGRNNLNGSIPEEIGRLNLLTEFYLYKNHIDGYIPSSLGNLSNLVILLLYRNELSGFVPPEMGNLSNLDRLDISQNHLTGPIPSTFGNLKKLTILHMFDNSLSGPIPSEIGNLKSLKSVSLQHNNLSGSIPASLLGDLVNLTLLHLDNNSLSGSIPTEIGNLTSLKDLQLDHNQLRGSLPTSFANMSNLISLVLRENQLTGPIPQGIGDLINLETLQLNTNQFIGNLPQNICHGGSLRYFAASNNHLDGQIPKSFKNCTSIVRVQLRGNQLIGDISKDFGVYPNLEFIDLRHNRFYGRISSNWGQCQQLQTLLLGKNNITGSIPKEIGNWTTQLGELDLSSNHIVGTIPKEFGSLISLMKLWMNGNQVSGAIPFEFGFLTNLEYLDLSSNKLSKSIPSNFGDFVKLIELNLSHNDFSERIPTHLMDLSHISKLDISYNSLNGEIPMEIYKLESIVILNLSHNHLSGFIPKAFEQMHWLLYADISYNELQGPIPDSNTFINASVEALQGNKGLCGNVLGLHPCNVSMIYKHSSKRGHKVVFLLVFPLLGVVTVLLSIFGFFLFMQRRKTDLESKQSKTEGQVLSLSILHFNGRTLYDEIIKVTNGFDALYCIGKGGHGTVYKAELTSGDILAVKKFNRPLHDASENRFQKEFLNEIRALIDIRHRNIVKLYGFCSHVQHSFLVCQYLERGSLSLILGNEDAAKVLGWSKRLNIVKGVANALSYMHNDCSPPIIHRDISSSNILLDSQFEAHVSDFGTARLVEVDSSNWTSPAGTYGYIAPELAYTMKVTEKSDVYSFGVLAIEVIRGKHPGDFISSLSSSLAMENIQVKDVLDQCLPFPTVQVENEVIIVVQLAMKCLNVCPQSRPTMHMISKVLSTNINAHS; encoded by the exons ATGGGAGCATTAGccattaagaaagtattttccctTCTCATCAACTTTGTCCTATTTGCTCAGTTGGTTTCATCACTGGACGCGCCTGccttttcttctaattcttccAAAGAAGCTATTGCTCTTCTGACATGGAAAAATAGCCTTCAGAATGAATCTCAATCCCACTTATCTTCATGGATTCCAGTTTTTTCTTCCAATCTAAACCTAAGTAGGAATCCATGCAATTGGCTTGGTATTTCATGCAACCTTGCTGGAAGCATCGTCAAAATAAACCTTACCGAATCTAGCTTACAAGGTACGCTTCacggattttcttttttatcatttccaAATCTTGCGTCCATTGATCTTTATGTGAACACTCTTTATGGGACAATTCCACCTCAAATTAGCTCcctgtcaaaactcaaatatctcGATTTGTCCTTTAATCAGTTTTCAGGCAAAATCCCACCAGAAATTGGCAAGCTAGCTACTCTTAAGGCCCTCCACCTTGGACGTAATAACTTAAACGGCTCCATTCCTGAAGAAATAGGGCGCCTAAACCTTCTAACTGAATTTTATCTTTACAAAAACCATATAGACGGTTACATCCCTTCTTCTTTAGGCAATTTGAGCAACTTGGTTATTTTGCTTCTTTATCGAAATGAACTTTCTGGTTTCGTTCCTCCAGAAATGGGAAACCTCTCCAATTTGGATCGACTTGACATTAGTCAAAACCACCTGACAGGTCCAATCCCTTCCACTTTCGGGAACTTGAAAAAGCTAACCATCTTGCACATGTTTGATAATTCACTTTCCGGTCCCATCCCTTCGGAGATTGGAAATTTGAAATCCCTAAAGAGTGTAAGTCTTCAACACAATAATCTTTCGGGTTCAATTCCAGCATCATTATTAGGTGATTTGGTAAATCTTACCCTACTTCACCTGGATAATAATAGCCTTTCTGGATCCATTCCTACAGAAATAGGAAACTTGACTTCTCTCAAAGATCTACAGTTGGATCATAACCAGCTACGTGGTTCTCTTCCAACTTCTTTTGCTAACATGAGCAATTTGATATCTTTAGTACTTCGTGAAAACCAACTTACCGGTCCAATTCCTCAAGGAATTGGAGATCTCATCAACTTGGAAACTCTACAACTAAACACAAACCAATTTATTGGTAATTTGCCTCAAAACATTTGCCATGGTGGATCACTTCGGTACTTTGCTGCAAGCAACAACCATTTGGATGGCCAAATTcccaaaagtttcaaaaattgcACAAGCATAGTCAGAGTCCAATTAAGAGGTAACCAACTCATTGGAGATATATCTAAGGACTTCGGTGTCTATCCAAACTTGGAGTTCATAGATCTAAGGCATAATCGATTTTATGGAAGGATCTCAAGTAATTGGGGCCAGTGTCAACAACTACAAACCCTACTTCTGGGTAAAAACAATATTACTGGTAGCATACCAAAAGAGATTGGGAACTGGACTACTCAGCTAGGTGAACTTGATCTTTCTTCAAATCATATAGTTGGGACGATTCCAAAAGAATTCGGAAGCCTAATTTCTCTAATGAAATTGTGGATGAATGGCAATCAAGTCTCTGGCGCTATACCTTTTGAATTTGGGTTCTTGACAAATCTTGAATATCTTGACCTGTCCTCAAACAAGCTGAGTAAGTCAATTCCAAGTAATTTCGGGGACTTCGTGAAATTGATAGAATTGAATTTAAGCCACAACGATTTTAGCGAAAGGATTCCAACACACCTCATGGACTTATCTCATATCTCCAAATTAGATATAAGTTATAACTCTTTAAACGGAGAGATACCAATGGAAATTTACAAATTGGAGAGCATAGTGATCTTAAATCTCTCCCATAATCATCTTTCTGGTTTCATTCCGAAAGCATTCGAACAAATGCATTGGTTGTTGTATGCCGACATATCCTACAATGAGTTGCAGGGACCGATTCCCGATAGCAACACATTTATAAATGCTTCTGTAGAAGCATTACAAGGGAACAAGGGATTGTGTGGTAATGTTCTAGGACTACATCCTTGCAATGTTTCCATGATATACAAACATAGCTCAAAAAGGGGACACAAAGTCGTGTTTCTTCTCGTTTTCCCACTTTTAGGAGTAGTTACTGTTCTACTTTCTATCTTTGGGTTTTTTCTCTTTATGCAAAGAAGAAAGACGGATCTAGAATCCAAACAAAGCAAGACCGAGGGCCAAGTACTGTCTCTTTCAATATTACATTTCAATGGAAGAACATTGTATGATGAAATCATAAAAGTGACCAATGGTTTTGATGCTCTATATTGCATTGGGAAAGGAGGACATGGAACTGTCTATAAAGCAGAGCTAACTTCAGGTGATATCTTAGCCGTGAAGAAATTCAATCGACCACTGCATGATGCTAGTGAGAACAGATTTCAAAAGGAGTTCTTGAATGAGATAAGGGCATTGATAGACATACGCCATCGAAACATTGTTAAACTTTATGGTTTTTGTTCTCATGTGCAACATTCCTTTTTGGTTTGTCAATATCTAGAAAGGGGTAGCTTGTCCCTAATCTTGGGCAACGAAGATGCTGCTAAAGTATTGGGTTGGAGTAAGAGATTGAATATTGTTAAAGGTGTGGCAAATGCCTTGTCTTACATGCACAATGATTGCTCCCCTCCGATTATTCATCGTGACATATCAAGCAGCAACATCTTGCTGGATTCTCAATTTGAGGCTCATGTTTCAGACTTTGGGACTGCTAGGCTTGTGGAGGTAGACTCATCCAATTGGACTTCCCCTGCAGGCACTTATGGATATATTGCACCag AGCTTGCTTATACAATGAAGGTAACTGAAAAATCTGATGTGTATAGCTTTGGGGTATTGGCAATCGAAGTCATTAGAGGAAAGCATCCAGGTGATTTCATCTCCTCACTATCATCGTCGTTAGCTATGGAGAACATACAAGTGAAAGATGTGTTGGACCAATGCCTTCCATTTCCAACAGTTCAAGTTGAGAATGAAGTAATAATAGTCGTACAGCTTGCCATGAAATGCTTAAATGTCTGTCCACAATCAAGGCCGACAATGCACATGATTTCTAAAGTGTTATCGACCAATATTAATGCACATTCCTAG